The genomic stretch AGGAGGCGCGGCCGTGACCCTCGCCCAGCCGGGATGGCTGCTGCTGGCGCTGCTGCTGGGCGTGCTGGTGTACTTCCACCGTCAGCGCCGCGCCGCCCGCGCCGCCGAGGTCGGGAACCTGCACCTGTGGCGGCGGCTGGCGCTGGAGTCGTCGTCCCGTGCCCGCCCCCGTGTCCGCGTGACCGCCGCGCTGCTGCTCCAGGGAGCGGCCCTGCTGCTCGTGGCGCTGGCGCTGGCCCGGCCCGGTTCACCCACACCGGCCCGCAGCGGTGAGGTCGTTGTCGTGATCGACGCCGGGCGCGCCATGCAGGCCACCGACGTCGGCCCTGACCGCTTCCGCGCCGCGACCCGCGCCGCCGCCCGTGACCTGGGGGGGCAGAGCACGGTGCTCCTCGTGGCGGACGTGCCCCGCCCACTGGCGGTGCAGCGGGCCGACGTGGCGGGCATCCGTGCCGCCCTCGACGCGGCGCAGGCCAGCGACGGCCAGCCGGACTGGACGGCGGCTGCGCGGCAGCTCCGGGCCGTGACCGGGTCGAACAGCGTGCCCGTCATCGTCTACACCTCGCCCGGCGAGCGGGGCCGCGCCGTGCAGGCCCTGGCCGGTCTGAATCCCGATGTCCGCACCGTCGGTACCCGTGCGGCGAACGCGGCGATCTTGGCCCTGACCGTCTTGCCCGGCACGGCGGGGGCACCGTGGACGGTCTCCGGCCGTGTGCGCCAGTCCGGGCCACCCGGAACGCGCCGCGTCACCGTGGCGCTGGACGACGTGTCCCTTGCGGTGCGGACACTGGATCTCGCCCAGGACGGCGACTCGACCTTCAGCGTGCGCTTCACTCCCGGCACCGGCGGGGTGCTCACGGCCCGTCTGGACGCCGCCGATGTCCTCGCCGCCGACGACATGGCGCAGGTCGTCCTGCGCCCCACGCCCACCCCCCTGCGCGTCACACTGGTCGGCCCGGCCACCGCGTCCGATGATCCCCTGCGCCGCGTGCTGGCGGCCCAGCCCGGCGCGGTGGTCACGTCGGCGCGGACGCTCCCGGCCGCCGGCACCGCTGACCTGCTCGTCGTGACCGGATCGGCCCCGGCGAATCTGCCCGACGACGTGGCCCCAGTCAGCGTGTGGCTGCCGACAGCGGGCACGTCCACCTCGCCGGACGCCGTACTCGGGTGGGCGGCGGGTGATCCCCTGGGCAGCGGCGTGGCGTGGAGTGACCTGGGCCGCGTGTCCCGCGTGACCGTGCCGGCATGGACGGGCGCGTCCGCGCTGCTGACCGGCACGGCTGGCCCCCTGATCGAGGTGCGGCGCACACCGGGTCACACCGCCGTGCGGATCGCGCTGTCTGCGGCGTCCGGCGGCTGGACGGACTCGCCTGCGTTCCCGGTGCTGTTCGCCCGCCTCGCGGCCCTGGCGCGGCCGGAGGCCGGGGTTCAGGTCGTGCCGCCCTGCGGGGTAGGCCTGCCGTGTGCCCTGCCGGCGGGCGCTGATCTCCAGTTCCCGGACGGGACGGTGCGGCGCGGGGTGGGGGAGAGCTTCGTTCCGTGGAAGGCGGGCCTCTACCGCGTCGGCGGTCAGCCCCTCGCCGTGACTCGGCTGGCGGGTGACGACGCCGACCTGCGGGCGACCGACACCACCTCTGCCTCGCCCGCGCCGACCGCTGGCCCCGACTGGAGATCGTGGCTCGGGGCGGCGTGGCGCGGCCTGCTGCTGCTGGCGCTGCTGGCGGTGCTGGCGGAACTCGCCGTGCTGCTGCGCGGCGAACCGGCCCTGCGCCGCCGCCGCTGGGCCGGACTGACCCCGCCGCAGCGCCGCATGCTGGTGCTGCACGCTGCCAGCGCCGTCCTGCTGCTGCTGGCCGTGCTGGACGTGAAGCTGCCCGGCCCGGCCACGCCGCCGCGCCCGGTCGCCGTGACCCCGGCCGACAGCCCTGATCTGGCCGCCGCACTGGAGGTCGCTGCCGCACGGATGCCTGCGGGCACGCCCGCACAGCTGCGCGTGCCCGGTGACCCGTGGACGGCCTCGGCCCGCGTGCCGGAGGTGGTGGCGCGGCTGCGGCAGCAGGGGGTGGCGGTACAGATCGCGCCCGCTGCCGCGCCGCCGCCCCTGACCATCACCGCCTTCGACACGCCCGGCGCCGCCCAGCCCGGACAGGCGTTCGCGGCCCAGCTCGTCCTGACGGCCCGCGAGGCCGGCACCGTGCGCCTGCGGCTTCGGCGGGGCCAGACGCCACTGCTCGACGGGCCGGTGGCCGTGCAGGCCGGGCTGAACCGACTGGCCCTGCCGCTGCGCGAGGCTGTCCCAGGACTGGCGGGCTACACCCTGAACGCGACCATGGACGGGCAGCCGCCCGTGCAGGCGGTCAGCGCCACCCGCATCGGAGAGCCGCGTCCCGTGCTGATCATCGGGGCCGCCGGGGCCGCGCGGGACGCCCTGGCGCGTGCCCTGGCGGTGCAGGGGCTGGCCTCGCGGGCGGTCACGCCGGACCGGCTGAGCGCTGCCGACGTGCAGGCGTCGGCCCGGACCGTGCTGCTCGACACGCCCGCTGGCGCCCTCCCTCCACCGCTGCGGGCCGCACTGACCGGGCGCGTGGAGGCCGGGGGGCACGTGCTGATCGCCGGAGCGGCGCAGGCCTTCGGGCCGGGCGGGTATGTCGGCACCAGCCTGGAGGGGCTGTCGCCGCTGTCGGGCCGCGTGCCGCGCGACCTGCCCCGGCTGGCACTGGCCCTGGTGCTCGACAAGTCCGGCTCCATGAACGAGACCGTGGGCGGCGGCGTCACCAAGCTCGACCTGATCAAATCCGCCGCGCTGAACTCGGCGCTGCTGCTGTCCCCACAGAGCGAGGTTACCGTGATCGCCTTCGATTCCTCACCGAAGATCGCCGTGCCGCTGACCCGCGCCACCGACACGGCCGTGATCCGCGCCCAGATCAGCCGGATCGAGGCCGAGGGCGGCACGGTTGTGAAACGTGCTCTGGACGCGGCCCTGAAGGAGCTCCAGAAGTCCGGGGCGTCCCGCAAGCACCTGATCCTGCTCACCGACGGCGTGGACGGCGGCATCTTCAGCCCGGACGAGTACCGCCGGCAGATCCGCCGGATGCGGGCCACCGGCATCACCCTGAGCACCGTCAGCGTGGGCAGCGGCATGCATGTCCCCCTGATGCGCAGCATGGCCGGGTGGGGCGAGGGCCGGTTTGCCCAGGCGCAGGACTGGCGTGACGTGCCCAGCCTGATGGCGCGCGACACCCTGAACCTGGGCGAGAGCGCGGTGAGGACCGGCGCATTCGCGGCGCAGTGGCCCGCCGGCCCGTCCTTCACCGCCGGTCAGTACACCCGCACCACCCTGAAACCGGGCGCGACCCCGCTGGGCGTGGTCGGCAGTGGCCCGGACGCCGATCCGCTGGCTGCCACGTGGCGGGTCGGTCTGGGGAGCGTCACGGCACTCGCACTCCACCCCACCGCCGCCGGGAGTGGGGTGGGGGCATGGCGTGACTTTCCGGCGCGGCTGGCTCCCCTGATCCGCGGCACGCCGCTGCCGGGTGTGGAGGCTGCCCGGGTGACCGTGACCCGGGACGGAGCGGATCTGGTCGTGACCGCACCCACGTCCCGGGTGACGCTCGACACACCGGTCGGGGCGTGGCCGGTGGCCCTCCAGGGGTCTGCGGGGCGCACGTACACTGCCCGCCTGTACGCGCCCCCGCCCGGTGGATACAGTGCGCCGGACGCGGCGGCGGGGCTGCCCACCGTGACCCGCGACGTGGCGTCCCTGGGGCTGACGGGCCCGCCGTCCGGGGGGCGGGGGGCTCCGGGCTGGGCGCTCCGCTCCGCGTGGCCGGTGCTGGCGATCCTGGCCGTGCTGGCGTTCCTGACCGGTCTGGCGCTGCGGTACCTGCCGGCCCTCGGGGAATCCACCGCTACGCGGGCCTGAGGACGACCTGAACCGTCCCGTACGCCAGGTGAGGGATCCGGAGGCACCGGCTGCGGGCGCCGCCATGGAGACGGGGCAATGCAAAGGCCGTGGCACACGGCAGCGGGGCTCACCCAGACGGCACCCTTTTCCAACCTTCATGTGTTTGAATGGTGACGGTCAGAAAATCAGGTTGTCACCGCGCTTTGCATCACCACCTTTTCAGTGGGAGGCCCGCATGAACGTCACGCTCCAGGTGAACGGCAAGTCCTACACACGCGACGTGGAGCCCAGAACGCTCCTCGTCCACTTTCTCCGCGAGGAGCTCGCCCTGACCGGCACCCACGTCGGCTGTGACACCAGCCAGTGCGGGGCCTGCACGGTGCATGTCAACGGCGACGCGGTCAAGAGCTGCACCGTGCTGGCCGTCCAGGCCGACGGCATGGAGGTCACGACCATCGAGGGTCTGGGCACGGTCGGTGACCTGCACCCCCTCCAGACCGGCTTCTGGGAGGAGCACGGCCTGCAGTGCGGCTTCTGTACGCCCGGCATGATCATGGCCTCGGCCGAGCTGCTCAGGCACAACCCCGATCCCAGTGAGGACGTGATCCGTCATCACCTGGAAGGCAACTACTGCCGCTGCACCGGGTACCACAACATCGTCAGGGCTGTCCAGCACGCGGCCAGCGCCATGCAGGCCGGCGCCAAAGCGCCCGGTCAGGCCGCCGACGACTGACGCGGGTGCCGGGCACTGAGCGGGGAGCTCAGCGCTCAGTCCTCAGGTTCGACCCTACCGCCCAGAGCCCAGAGCTCATGGCCATCCCCACGGAGGCACCACCCCATGACGGACTCCAGAAGCGAGAAGTACTTCGGGCAGGCCCTGAAGCGCAAGGAAGATCCGCGCTTCATCACCGGCACCGGCAACTACACCGACGATGTCGTCATTCCCGGCACGCTGCACGCCGCGATGGTGCGCAGTCCCTACCCCCACGCGAAGCTCGGCGCGATCAACACGGAGTCCGTGAAGGACATGCCCGGCGTGGTGCGGGTTCTCACCGGCCAGGACGTCAAGGACGCCGGGCTGGGGAGCATTCCGGTCGGCTGGCTGCTGCCGGAACTCAAGACGCCGGCCCACCCCGCCATCGCGCTGGACGAGGCCAACCACGTGGGTGACATCGTCGCGGTCGTGATCGCGGAGACCCGTGCCCAGGCCGAGGACGCCGCCGCGGCGCTGGAAGTGGACTACGAAGCGCTCCCGGCCGTGTCAAGCGCCTCCGCGGCCCTCAAGGACGGTGCGGCCCTGGTGCACGACGACGTGCCCGGCAACGTCGCCTTCCACTGGGAGATCGGGGACGAGGCCGCCACCAACGAGGCCTTCGGCGCCGCGCCGCGTAAGGTCAGTGTCAAGCTCAAGAACCACCGGCTGGTCGCCAACCCCATCGAGCCGCGCAGCAGCCTGGCCCAGTTCACCCCCGCCAGCGGTGAATATCTGCTGTACACGACCTCGCAGAATCCGCACATCCACCGCCTGATCCTCGCGGCCTTCGTGATGAGCATCCCCGAGCACAAGCTGCGCGTGATCTCGCCGGACGTGGGCGGGGGCTTCGGCACCAAGATCTTCCAGTACCAGGAAGAGGTCATCGTGCTGCTCGCCACGCGCCTGCTGGGCCGCCCCGTGAAGTGGACGGCGCGCCGCAGCGAGGCCTTCGTCAGCGACGCGCAGGGCCGCGACCACGAGACCGTCGCGCAGCTCGCCGTCAGTGACGACGGCAAGATCCTGGGCTTCCGCGTGAACACCCTGGCGAACCTGGGCGCGTACCAGACGCTGTTCGCCCCGGCCGTGCCCACGTACCTGTACGGCACCCTGCTGAACGGGGTGTACAAGATCCCCGCCATCCACGCCAAGGTCACGGGCGTCATGACCAACACCGTGCCCGTCGACGCGTACCGCGGGGCCGGCCGCCCCGAGGCCACGTACCTGATCGAGCGCATCGTGGACATGGCCGCCCACGAACTGAACATGGATCCGGCCGAATTCCGCCGCAAGAACTTCATCCAGGAAGACGAATTCCCGTACCAGACCCCGGTCGCGCTGGTGTACGACTCCGGCAACTACGAGCCGGCGCTGGACAAGGCCATGGGCATGATGAACTACCCCGCCCTGCGCGAGGAACAGGCCCGGATGAAGGGGTCGAACAAGATCCTGGGCGTGGGCCTGATCTCCTTCCTGGAGGCCTGCGGTCTGGCCCCCTCGGCCCTCGTGGGGCAGCTCGGGGCCCAGGCCGGGCAGTGGGAATCGAGCCTGGTGCGTGTGCACCCCACCGGCAAGGTCGAGCTCTTCACCGGCAGCCACAGCCACGGCCAGGGCCACGAGACGGCGTTCCCGCAGATCGCCGCCGACGAACTCCAGATTCCCATCGAGGACATCGACCTGATCCACGGCGACACCGGCCGCATGCCCTACGGCTGGGGTACCTACGGCAGCCGCTCGGCCGCAGTGGGCGGCTCGGCCCTGAAGATGGCCCTGGGCAAGATCACCACCAAGATGAAGAAGATCGCCGCGCACCTGCTGGAAGCCAGCGTGGACGACGTCGAGCACGAGGGCGGTGTGTTCCGCATCAAGGGCGCGCCCGAGAAGAGCAAGACCTTCTTCGACATCGCCCTGATGGCCCACCTCGCCCACAACTATCCCGAGGATCTGGAGCCGGGCCTGGAAGCCACCGCGTTCTACGACCCCAAGAACTTCGTGTATCCCTTCGGCACGCACATCGCTGTGGTCGAGATCGACACCGATACCGGCCACGTGAAGCTGCGCAACTACGGCTGCGTGGACGACTGCGGGCCCCTGATCAATCCCCTGATTGCCGAGGGACAGGTGCACGGTGGGATCGCCCAGGGCATGGGGCAGGCGCTGCTGGAAGATGCCGCCTACGACGACGAGGGCAACTTCCTGGCCGGCACGTACATGGAATACGCCATGCCCCGCGCCGACGACGTGCCAAGCTTCCAGATCGGGCACACCGTCACCCCCAGCCCGCACAACCCCCTGGGAGTGAAGGGGATCGGCGAGGCCGGCACCATTGCCAGCACCGCTGCCGTCGCCAGCGCCGTCATGGACGCCCTGTGGCATGAGTGCGGGATCGCCCATCTGGACATGCCCTACACCGCCGAGAAGGTCTGGAAGGCCATCCGTGACGCGCGGGGCGCCCAGCCGCAGGCTGCCGACGACTGAAGCACCTCTGAGCGCTGGGCTCGGCGCAACAGCACGTCCCCCAGCCCGGCGCTCACGGCCCTATCCCGGAGGGATCCATGTACCCAGCCAATTTCGACTACCAGAAAGCCGAGAGCGTCGATCAGGCGTTGCAGGCCCTTGCCGCCAATCCCGACCTGAAGATCATCGCCGGGGGGCACTCGCTGCTGCCCGCCATGAAACTGCGTCTGGCCCAGCCACCCGCGCTGCTCGACGTGTGGGGCATCCAGGAAATGAAGGGGATCACGCGCGACGGTGACATGTTCGTCGTCGGGGCCATGACCACCCACGCCGACATCCTGCGCAGCGAACTGCCCCTGTTCCCCGAGGTCGCCGGGTGGGTCGGTGACCCCATGGTGCGCAACCGGGGCACCATCGGCGGATCGCTGGCGCATGCCGACCCCAGCGCCGACTACCCCGCCGCTGCCCTGGCCCTGGGCGTGGAGTTCGTCATCCGTGGTCTGGGCGGTGAACGTACCGTCCACGCCGACGACATGTTCCAGGGCATGTTCGAGAGCGCCGTGCAGCCGGGTGAACTCCTGACCCACATCCGTATTCCGGCGACGATCCAGGCCTCGGCCTACGAGAAGTTCCGCCACCCGGCCAGCCATTACGCCGTCGTCGGTGTCGCGGTTGCGCGGCATGCCGACGGGGAAGTCCGCGCGGCGTACACCGGGGCCGCCGAGCGCGCCCACCGCCTGACGAAGCTGGAAGAGGCCGTCCGCAACGGCAACACCGCGCCGACCGGACTGGTTGAGGCCAGCGACCTGCTGGGTGACCGCTTCGCCAGCGCCGACTACCGCGCCCATCTGGTCGATGTGCTCTCGGCGCGGGCGGTGGGGCGCCTGGGCTGACCGACTGCTGTTCCCATGCCCCCGGCTCCGGTCGGGGGTTTTCGCTTGCTGGGCTGGGCAGAACTGCTGCTACTGGATCAGCCCGGCAATGCCGTTGATGGTCGCGGCGATGATGACGGTACCGAAGATGAACGAGAGCAGCGCGTGGCCCAGCAGCAGGCGGCGCATGTTCCGTGTGTTCAGATCGGTGTCGCTGACCTGATACGTCATGCCGATCGTGACTGCCAGATACGCGAAATCCCAGTACGTCGGTTCGTCGAGTTCGCCGGCGCCGTGGGCGAAGCGCACGCCCCGGCCATCACGGTAGTACCGGCGGGCGTAGTGCAGCGTGTATTCCGTCTGTACCAGCAGCCACGAGGCCGCGACGGTCGCGACCGCCAGTCCGGTCAGCAGGATCTCGGCCGTTCCGGTCGTCCGGTGTGCGTCCGAGAGCAGGAAACCCACGCCCACCAGACTCACGACGGCGGCCGTCAGGGTCACCGAGCCGGCCACGGCGCGCGAGTCGTCCTCGCGCCGGGCCAGCTCCCGTGTGCGGGCCGGGCCCGCCCGCATCATCATGGGCCACAGCTGGGCCATCAGGGTGATGCAGAACGTGATCCAGCCGATCACCAGGCGGGCATCCAGAAACCACTCGCGGGGAGTGAGCAGCCCGGCAGCAAGGCCGGCCGCGACCCCCACGAGCAGCCGGAGCAGGGCGTGGGGTCTGGTGGCTGACCGGGTCATGCCTGAGAGTAGCTGTTCCGGGCGCAGCTGCCCGGTGTCCGCAGGTTCCGCCTATTCCGCCCCTGCTCCACGCACCGCCGCCTCGATCTCCTTGATGCCCGGCTGCCGCGACAGGATGCGCTCGGCAATCGCCCGTGTCTTGGCGCCCTGCCCGGTGCGGTTCCACGCGAGCAGGGCTCCCTGCCGGTACCAGTGGTACTGCAGGGGCACCCCGATATCCACGGCGCGGTCAAAGGCCTGGGCCGCCGACTCGTTGTCCCCCAGGGCCAGCCGCGCCTGTCCCAGCCCCCACCAGTCGAAGGCGGTGGCAGTGCCCTTGCCGGTGCGGGCCGTCATCTCGTCGCGCAGGCGTGTCCAGTTGGCCCGCTCGTCCCAGTCGCGGCCCAGGATGGCCTTCACGTCGGCTTCCCGAGCGGCGGGGTACGCCACCAGATATTCACCGTTGTAATAGTCCCACAGCTCCGTGAAGCGCCCCGTGTTCAGCGTGAGTTTCGGCCCCAGCAGCGAATCGCTCGCCGTAAACGAATCCGCCGTATAGGCGTACACCGTCCGGAAATGCGAGGTGTTGTCGTTCACCTTCAGCCGCTGCTGCACCACCACCGGCAGCTTCGCGGCGATCAGCGACCGCAGCAGGGCCGGCGTTCCCGCGTAACGGATCTGGGTCTTCAGTCCCTTCTCTTCCAGATACGCGGCGAGCTCCTGCGTCGAGACCTCGACATCACGGGAATCGTCCTTCAGGGCCTTCGCTGCCTGGGCCTGGGTCACGACCGTGCCGTGGTAGCCCAGGATGACCTTCGCCGTCACCGGGCCACAGTTGTTGAAGCCCTGGGCCTCGTACCCCACGCCGCTCAGGCTCAACCGGGCAGGCAGCGCCGCCTGTGCCTGAGACGTACACGCGGCCAGTGCCGGTATCACCAGAAGGGCTGTAAGGGACAGGGCACGGTTCATACGGTTCAGTGTGGAGTGATCGAGGCAAAACCGCCTTCAGCACGACTGAATCAACTCCCGGCCATGCCTTTACCCGCTTCCCAGATTGAATGACCGGCTGCACTTCTCACAGAGAGGGAACTGGAGGTCTATCTGGATTCAGCAGGCCCTGTCTTGCCGTCCCAGTACGAGGTTTCGCGAGTCTCAATGGTATTTCCTGAAAGAGCCGTGGGAATCAATCTGGTATGTCGAAACACCCAGTTGCCCCTGGCGTCGAAGTGTTGTTCGGTTCTGATGTTCACGAGGGGGCTGAACATCTGGCTGTTGCCAGAGCGGTCGATCACGATCAACGCCCAGTGCGTCTGGGCTGGGAACTGCTCGAGTCCGGCATTCCAGGCCCTGCCCACACCGATCCGGTTCCCGATCCAGTAGGTGGTGCTGGAGTGCATCAACCGGTCGTCGTGCCGGGTCGATGCCGTCAGCACCCGGCCGCGCGAGTCGCAGGTCTGGACGGTCACGGAGGTGTACTGACCACGGGGGTTGACGTGCCGGGTCACGCTCCGGACGGCGCAGCGGCCCTGATAGGACGCCGTCTCGACGGATCGGGTGGGTTCCTGGTCATCGGTGACCGACAGGGTGAACGTGTCGCTGGAGCCCGCCAGCGCGAAGCGTTGGTGCCACGTGCGGACGCTCACCTCGCCGTTCCGTTTTCGGTAGGTAGAGGTCGTGGTCTCGGTCGCGGAACGACCATCGCGCACGACCTCCGTCACGGTGCGGTGCGTGCTGACCCCCAGGTCTGCATGTCCACCCTCCTGTGTCTGCACGCTGACCATCCGCCGGACGGGGCCGGTGAAGTCGAGCCGCGCCTCCAGCGGCGTGGCAGGCGAGGGCAGCGGGGCCGAGGCGTCCCACACGACCGCCCCCACGATGCCGACGGCCAGGAGTCCGGTGGCGACGACGCGGCGCACCTCCCCAGCCTGCCATGCCGGGCGGGGCCGAGGCGGCGCAGGTCAGCGGATAGGGCGCGTGGGGCTTGCGTAAGTCTTTTCGCTCTCGGTTCGTGTGACCCCAGGCGCGTAAACTCTTCAGGTGACTGTCGCCGCGCCCAACCTGTCGAAACTGCTGCCCACTGCTCCGCCCGGAAACCTGCTGCTGCTCCCGCAGGTGGCGCGGGCGGCGCTGTTCGCGGCGTTTCCGGGGCCGGCGGTGCTGCTGACCACCGCAGATCGCCTCGGCGCGTACGCCACGGCGGGCGTGCTGGGCTCTCCCGTGACCGTGAATCCCGGCCTGCGCGACTGGGACGCCCGACACGACCACGTGGTGCTGGACGTGAACACGGCGCTGGACCTGTTCCCGGCCAGGCCGGAGGATCACGCCCTGAACCTGCGCGTGGGAAGCAGCTACCCGCGCGAGGCGCTGCTGGAACGCCTGGAACGCCTGGGCTACGAGCGTGGGGAAGAACCCGGTTACGAGCTGCGCGGCGACACGCTGGAACTGCGTCTGGAACCGGGCGCGGGCCTGCCCGCCGAAGCTGAGCA from Deinococcus sp. AB2017081 encodes the following:
- a CDS encoding VWA domain-containing protein — encoded protein: MTLAQPGWLLLALLLGVLVYFHRQRRAARAAEVGNLHLWRRLALESSSRARPRVRVTAALLLQGAALLLVALALARPGSPTPARSGEVVVVIDAGRAMQATDVGPDRFRAATRAAARDLGGQSTVLLVADVPRPLAVQRADVAGIRAALDAAQASDGQPDWTAAARQLRAVTGSNSVPVIVYTSPGERGRAVQALAGLNPDVRTVGTRAANAAILALTVLPGTAGAPWTVSGRVRQSGPPGTRRVTVALDDVSLAVRTLDLAQDGDSTFSVRFTPGTGGVLTARLDAADVLAADDMAQVVLRPTPTPLRVTLVGPATASDDPLRRVLAAQPGAVVTSARTLPAAGTADLLVVTGSAPANLPDDVAPVSVWLPTAGTSTSPDAVLGWAAGDPLGSGVAWSDLGRVSRVTVPAWTGASALLTGTAGPLIEVRRTPGHTAVRIALSAASGGWTDSPAFPVLFARLAALARPEAGVQVVPPCGVGLPCALPAGADLQFPDGTVRRGVGESFVPWKAGLYRVGGQPLAVTRLAGDDADLRATDTTSASPAPTAGPDWRSWLGAAWRGLLLLALLAVLAELAVLLRGEPALRRRRWAGLTPPQRRMLVLHAASAVLLLLAVLDVKLPGPATPPRPVAVTPADSPDLAAALEVAAARMPAGTPAQLRVPGDPWTASARVPEVVARLRQQGVAVQIAPAAAPPPLTITAFDTPGAAQPGQAFAAQLVLTAREAGTVRLRLRRGQTPLLDGPVAVQAGLNRLALPLREAVPGLAGYTLNATMDGQPPVQAVSATRIGEPRPVLIIGAAGAARDALARALAVQGLASRAVTPDRLSAADVQASARTVLLDTPAGALPPPLRAALTGRVEAGGHVLIAGAAQAFGPGGYVGTSLEGLSPLSGRVPRDLPRLALALVLDKSGSMNETVGGGVTKLDLIKSAALNSALLLSPQSEVTVIAFDSSPKIAVPLTRATDTAVIRAQISRIEAEGGTVVKRALDAALKELQKSGASRKHLILLTDGVDGGIFSPDEYRRQIRRMRATGITLSTVSVGSGMHVPLMRSMAGWGEGRFAQAQDWRDVPSLMARDTLNLGESAVRTGAFAAQWPAGPSFTAGQYTRTTLKPGATPLGVVGSGPDADPLAATWRVGLGSVTALALHPTAAGSGVGAWRDFPARLAPLIRGTPLPGVEAARVTVTRDGADLVVTAPTSRVTLDTPVGAWPVALQGSAGRTYTARLYAPPPGGYSAPDAAAGLPTVTRDVASLGLTGPPSGGRGAPGWALRSAWPVLAILAVLAFLTGLALRYLPALGESTATRA
- a CDS encoding (2Fe-2S)-binding protein; its protein translation is MNVTLQVNGKSYTRDVEPRTLLVHFLREELALTGTHVGCDTSQCGACTVHVNGDAVKSCTVLAVQADGMEVTTIEGLGTVGDLHPLQTGFWEEHGLQCGFCTPGMIMASAELLRHNPDPSEDVIRHHLEGNYCRCTGYHNIVRAVQHAASAMQAGAKAPGQAADD
- a CDS encoding xanthine dehydrogenase family protein molybdopterin-binding subunit, whose amino-acid sequence is MTDSRSEKYFGQALKRKEDPRFITGTGNYTDDVVIPGTLHAAMVRSPYPHAKLGAINTESVKDMPGVVRVLTGQDVKDAGLGSIPVGWLLPELKTPAHPAIALDEANHVGDIVAVVIAETRAQAEDAAAALEVDYEALPAVSSASAALKDGAALVHDDVPGNVAFHWEIGDEAATNEAFGAAPRKVSVKLKNHRLVANPIEPRSSLAQFTPASGEYLLYTTSQNPHIHRLILAAFVMSIPEHKLRVISPDVGGGFGTKIFQYQEEVIVLLATRLLGRPVKWTARRSEAFVSDAQGRDHETVAQLAVSDDGKILGFRVNTLANLGAYQTLFAPAVPTYLYGTLLNGVYKIPAIHAKVTGVMTNTVPVDAYRGAGRPEATYLIERIVDMAAHELNMDPAEFRRKNFIQEDEFPYQTPVALVYDSGNYEPALDKAMGMMNYPALREEQARMKGSNKILGVGLISFLEACGLAPSALVGQLGAQAGQWESSLVRVHPTGKVELFTGSHSHGQGHETAFPQIAADELQIPIEDIDLIHGDTGRMPYGWGTYGSRSAAVGGSALKMALGKITTKMKKIAAHLLEASVDDVEHEGGVFRIKGAPEKSKTFFDIALMAHLAHNYPEDLEPGLEATAFYDPKNFVYPFGTHIAVVEIDTDTGHVKLRNYGCVDDCGPLINPLIAEGQVHGGIAQGMGQALLEDAAYDDEGNFLAGTYMEYAMPRADDVPSFQIGHTVTPSPHNPLGVKGIGEAGTIASTAAVASAVMDALWHECGIAHLDMPYTAEKVWKAIRDARGAQPQAADD
- a CDS encoding FAD binding domain-containing protein, with product MYPANFDYQKAESVDQALQALAANPDLKIIAGGHSLLPAMKLRLAQPPALLDVWGIQEMKGITRDGDMFVVGAMTTHADILRSELPLFPEVAGWVGDPMVRNRGTIGGSLAHADPSADYPAAALALGVEFVIRGLGGERTVHADDMFQGMFESAVQPGELLTHIRIPATIQASAYEKFRHPASHYAVVGVAVARHADGEVRAAYTGAAERAHRLTKLEEAVRNGNTAPTGLVEASDLLGDRFASADYRAHLVDVLSARAVGRLG
- a CDS encoding DUF1345 domain-containing protein; translated protein: MTRSATRPHALLRLLVGVAAGLAAGLLTPREWFLDARLVIGWITFCITLMAQLWPMMMRAGPARTRELARREDDSRAVAGSVTLTAAVVSLVGVGFLLSDAHRTTGTAEILLTGLAVATVAASWLLVQTEYTLHYARRYYRDGRGVRFAHGAGELDEPTYWDFAYLAVTIGMTYQVSDTDLNTRNMRRLLLGHALLSFIFGTVIIAATINGIAGLIQ
- a CDS encoding C39 family peptidase; translated protein: MNRALSLTALLVIPALAACTSQAQAALPARLSLSGVGYEAQGFNNCGPVTAKVILGYHGTVVTQAQAAKALKDDSRDVEVSTQELAAYLEEKGLKTQIRYAGTPALLRSLIAAKLPVVVQQRLKVNDNTSHFRTVYAYTADSFTASDSLLGPKLTLNTGRFTELWDYYNGEYLVAYPAAREADVKAILGRDWDERANWTRLRDEMTARTGKGTATAFDWWGLGQARLALGDNESAAQAFDRAVDIGVPLQYHWYRQGALLAWNRTGQGAKTRAIAERILSRQPGIKEIEAAVRGAGAE